The Capsicum annuum cultivar UCD-10X-F1 chromosome 3, UCD10Xv1.1, whole genome shotgun sequence genomic sequence TTGATAATCAATCAACTTAaaaatggttatcccaactaaTTTTTAGGTCTAAGAAGCCAAATTGGGCCAAATGGAAGCACTAAATAGCAACACACATATGATTTTAGAGTTGATAAGCAGCCCATAATATGTGCAACAACCATCAAATCACTCTCATACATGCATGCCTTTGCTTTTTTAACACTCAACTATTCCACGCAACGCAACGCAATGGTGGAGAGAAGCTCATCAAGGATTAATACATGTTCCAAACACTCCATTTTTTATTAGTTCGTCTTagtaactatttttgatagtcaaACAATATTTTGCAGGATCAAAATACTTTTTAAACAATAGTAATATATAGTATACGTTCATGATCCGATCAAATCTACCAACGAATGGCTTACGAAATAAGGAGTTAAGCAAGGACTACGAAGATTGATAAAAGAACTCGATCGAAGTCAGTCTTGTGTTCAGTTATGCGGTCCCGTTTTGCCATCTTCGTATCCTTTTTGTGTAACTTTTAAATAAGGTAATgttcaagaaaatgaaaaattctatgtCTGAATTCACACCTTAATCAACTATGTGTGGGACATAGTTGTTGAGGAGGACACATCTATTTTAGGTGCAAATTAAACAAATATAACCCCACTTGTTTTCCATGAAACTGCACCACTAATTCTCTCTTTTCGGTTTTATTATTCCTGCCAAAATTCTTACAACTATTTTCCAATATTCCTTTATTCTTTTCTGCAATATTTTCTACACACTAAGAAAAAACGtgtcttcttttaaaaaaaaataataatttaaaagtagTTATAAAACGTCAATTACAAAATAAAGTGAGCAAGAATAAGTTTGCCTTAATTGTTACAATTTGCTTTTCTTCGCTCCTTCAATTGGATTGGTTAACCAaaatactccctctgtcccattttatccattctaaattttctaatttagtgtcccattttacttgtacttttttacttatcaagacaagacaatttttttcccCATTATACCTTAGTGTAATTGCTTATTCCTTgttattaacatttttaaaaaatgttgcaAAGGGGAGTACCATTAAAAGTACataattaagaatataaatgatGTTTTGGTATTctaatttgggacggataaaatgGGACGAAAGGAATAGAAAATGAAGGCAAGTGtctttataataattaaattgtcACTTGTTACGcaagtaactttttattttcttttgttcccTCGTGAAAAGGCACTGATTGAAAGGCAAAAGGAATTATTCCACGTTTCGTTTGATAATTAAAGAGTAAAAACTGTGGGGTCATTTCCGTGTAAGAATAATATCGTGTAAGAATAATATCGAATAAAGTGTATTAGAAATGATTGGATATATAGCTATGTTAGAATTATTTCAAATCTACTGTCTGAATTACCAGCTTTAATCATGGCCAAACATATAtcgttttcactttttttactaaaatgaaataatttttcgaaaaaagtaaaaacttttCCTGGCCAAATGGCTACTAAAAGTCCCAAGATTAATACTCcttttatttcataataaatgaattgttgaattttggcacacatattaaaaaaaatatattaaagacatgaatttaacacaacttttcatttttacccaaaaaaaaaactgaCCTTGGAATACCTTTTCAAATGTTGATTGGTTGTCAAattataagggtaaatttgaaaaaaaattcaataattcacttattttgaaacactaataaatacctcaacaattcacttattctgaaaTAGAGGGAGTACATATTACTCCGATCTGTCCTCAATTTgagtcttttacttttttttttttgttccaaggaattatctttttttaaataaaattttcaattttaatattttacataTCAAATTTAAGACCATATGATAAAGAATTATATGCATTTTTAACTTAAGACCACAATTCAAaaaacttctttaatttcttaaaattcatgatttatcaaattaactaaaaaaaaagaagttatttTCTCTAATACAGCCTACTAAACCATCCTAAAGTTTATCAACCTAATTTCATGGCCGAATCGGCCATTCAAAGATTAATAGAATATTAGGTAGAAATTTAAATATTAGGCAGAAATTTAAGTGTAGTTGACCTCCTACTTGTAACGTGACACTGTAATTAATAGGCTGCAACTCAAATCTCAATAAAATTGTTGCATTTCCATTCATGAAATATCTTTGAAGTATAATAATCAAATTGGCAGAAACTTGCAAGACTTTGATAAGTTAATTAAGACTCTAAAATCAAACACATTAATCATGATATGTATGTATTGAATAAGTATAAATACcgacataaatatatttttatcattaattatGACAAAAAACACGTATCAAGTAATATAAAATCAAGCTATTTCCTTCTTTGGTTCTTAAATAAAGAAAAGGATGGAATATTTgtgatattcaaaaattattttccataaattattaacccataaattattttaaatgccAATTCATAAATTATTTCCCATAAATTAACATAACAGTACCGCGTATACTGTTAAaaggcaataataataataataatgaccaTAATTAGTGCTTGATTAAACACTCGCTAATGAAAGCGTGTGATAATTGGTTGGTGCACTTAATAATTTGAGCATATTAGTTATAATGTACTTGTCTTTCTTTCTCTTCGAAAATCTCCGTTGTTACCATTTCACGATAAATTAATACTTCTCCGTTTCATATTAATTGTTCAacttattataaataattatccTAAGTTACTAcattaactaaatttttttcataaaattatcttttattatttatgatttctgaCGTATAAAATTAATATGATATAGAAGgagtattgtgttttattttctcTCTATATAAATACACAGAGAAAGGAACCCTAGTCCCTAtttctaatttcataattcctaattctcttttttttccaaaaaaaagttCCAAACATGGCCGATAGAGTATACCCAGCTGCAAAACCCGCCACCACCAACGGCACCGCCGCCGCTCCCGCCACTACCGGCGGTGACGGCGGAGCAAATCCAGCTTTTCCGGCGAACAAAGCTCAGCTTTACAACGCTGCACGCCCTACTTACCGTCCCGTGCCGCCACCCCGCCGGAAACACCGCCGGagctgttgctgttgttgttgccTCTTCATTACCTTCCTCATAGTCATTCTTATCCTCCTTGCTGCAATTGCCGGTGCTATTTTCTGGGTGCTTTACCGACCTCAGAGGCCATCATTCTCCGTTTCAACTCTTCAAGTCTCTCAATTCAATCTCACCTCAACAAAACTCGCTTCCAAGTTCAATCTCTCCATCGTAGCCCGTAACCCTAACAAAAAAATCTCATTCCTCTACGATCCGATCAACATTTCGTTCAATTCCGACGATTCTGAGATCGGCTCCGGATCATTACCCGCCTTTACACATGATACAAAAAACACAACGACGTTGAAGACAGTCGTATCAAGTTCAGGAACAACTCTCGATGATTCAGTAATTTCCACACTGAGATCTAAGCtgaataagaagaaaaatctaCCGCTAGAGATAAAGCTTGATACAAAAGTTAAGGTAAAAATTGGAAGCTTGAAGACGACGAAAGTTGGAATTAGAGTTAACTGTGATGGTATTAAGATCACTGTTCCTTCCGGGAAAACTCCGACGAAAGCTACTACTTCCGATGTGAAATGCAAAGTGGATCTTCGGATCAAGATCTGGAAATGGACTCTCTGATCAGAAGAAGGAAATAGTGTGATTTTCCTTTACCCTTTTCAATTTgcttgttgatttttatttttatttttattttttttaactaatatttttggtttttggtAAATGGATGTTTGGAGGATATAGTTTAATTTggttttttgttatatatatacataatctgCTCAAATTTGTTCAGTTAGAATTGGGAGTAGCAGCATATATTCATTCTTAATATACAGAGTATTTGTTTTTTGGGTTatgatcataattcataatattgGATTTGAATTTCTTTGTCCGGTTCAGTTCTCTTTGCTACCTTTCAACATAAATATTGAATAACTTTGTCTATCAAGGCTCATCTTTGATCCTACTTTGAAAGTGATAATTTTGAGTAAtcttaattaaagaaaaattagccGGCAATGGAAGTTGATGAAAGCTGTCAACTGGTTAAAATTAAATGAGTTGATTAAACGGAGTATAGATTGACTTTAGTATGGTAGGAGTAGGGGCAAAGTGTCTACACACTAGAAAACAGCTGTGTTTAATTGATAGTCAAAAATCTTTAGACATGGGCGGACCATAGCCCGGACAGGTTGTTGACGGTAAACTCGGTTTTATTATTACGAAGTAATATATTAGCTCGAAGTCAAAATTCTGAATCCATCAAAACtcaattataattattatgtAGCGGTGTATATTAGCTCGAAGTCAAATTCTGAATCCGGCTCTAACAGTGGGTGGCATGGAGGGTTCAATAATGAAGATTAATTTAATGTGGTGAATAGGGTGAAGAAAGAAAGGTGTCGGTGGAAAAATGTGTGTAGTTGAACTTGGAGTAGTAGGACCATTGGACGGTTCCCCTCGTTTTTCGAGATTTGTCATTAGTTGGGTTGCCTTTCTTTCTGTTACATTTGTTTATTGTTTGTCCTAGGGTGTCTTTGTTTGCAGAAAATTAGGGGCAAGTACACAAAATGAAAAGGGATTCGGACAAGAGTCATGTACTATAGACTATCGATGCTGCCACCGATGACAGCGAAATTAAGTTTTGGGTGTTTGTTTTATGTACATGATCAACATGCTCCTGAATTAaacgttaaaaaaaaaaaaaaaaaaagttgttttccGAGTTAATTCATTCGTTAGTAACCATTTGTAAGTTAAGTATTAAGGTGTTAGACCCTTAAGACAAGTCCCATAAAATGTGGCAAGGGTGTTGAGATGTTGACTTAAATGGCAACGATGATAGCAATATGAGTGTTTCCATAGGCTGAATGAGTGTCGCCTCCTCGATAGAGGACTTACGGCAAGGCATGTTGTGTGGAAATATCAACAATGCCTTGAGGCAGGCTTAACAAGCAGCAGCAAGGCATTTGGTGCCAAGATACAAAGCAAAGGTACCATGAGGGAAGCTTTCAAACCATATGAGGGTGAAATTATAATTTCATCTCACATAGTCAGACTGGCCCTTACATAATATTGTGACTTCGCCACTAGCTGGTGCTGCTCTTGCCTGGGCGTAATGGCAGGAGCAAGGCAGATTTCGGCTAAGGAGCAGGCAGCAAGCATATCGTATTCGTGAAAACAATTGTACGATTATACTTGACATGTTCTAAACACTGGGAGTTATTTGTACCTTATTTGTTTCAGTTACTCTCgatctatttttatttgctcactttttaattttgaaatgtccaacaatacttgtcaCTTTATAAAACCAATGAgtaatttatctttttctatccGTTTTGTCCTTATAATTTACTGTTTTTTAATTTCGATGTCAATAAAAAAGTGGACTAGTAAAGATGGACGGATGTATTAATATGAGCCCCATCAATTGAGGATGTCAATTTTCAAAGGTGATAAGAGTCATTCTCAAGCTGACACGTGTAAGTGGCAACACAACACATTTGATAAGGCAGAATTTCAGCAAAGAAAATCACAACATGACACTTGGGATGAATAAAGATCAATGAAAGAAGAGGACATCTCTTTCATAGTATTGAAGAATGAGTTGatgaatgcataaacatcaaAAGGCATGTGTAAGGTCGTGTAAAGAGCCACTATTTAAAAGCAATACAAAATGGAATATATATGCATATTGCAATTAAGTGGCATGATTGGTGAATGGTGATTGGGCATGTGGACAATGCCATGTTGATGTATACTAGTACTAACTAGTCTAACAAATAGTAACATGCCCACATGTTTAGTCATACTTTGCCTTTGCTTCTTAAATTATTGTAACTCAACCAATTCTCCACTCTCCAGCTCATATTACTGCCTCCTACAATGGTCTATTTCATGTATTTGACATTTGAGTTTTATACACTAACTATATCTTAAGCTATTCTcgttttaattaaaaataaataaattaaacgaCATCTTAGGCTATTTATCTTCAATATGAGGTAGTAATTGTTTATGATATACATGATGCATCAAAGGTAAATGcagatttttaaatttatgagttgagaattttagaaagacaactttttttattttcttaataaattgtTTATACATATTAAGCGAATTTTTAACACAAATATAAAATGTTGGCGAATTTACTGGGTTTTGATGAACCCGTAGGTGACTCCAACTTCACATTATTAGGATCTAATGACATGAGAAATAATGTAAATACGGTCACACCTCTCTATGGTTATCAATTCAGTGTAACAATCAAGTTTTTTTCAAAGAATCAATCTTAAATGTTGCTTTCTTCATTccaaaataattaactaattgAAATATGAcacacatgttaagaaaaaaagacaaagacataaattaattatgttttttcatttttgtccttTTCAAACTCCAAAACATTAATAATGATCATTGAAACTCATCCTCAGAAATTTAATTAATGGAGgataaaattggaaaaaaaattctaacaTTTATCTTGAATAATGAACgattcaattattttgaacacTAAAAAATCCTctaacaattcaattattttgaaatggaagGAATATATGTTAATACTTACTATATATTCTTTATAACGATATTTTGCTATAgcaactaaaaatattcaaataaatagCGTTGTTAAAAGACATATTTGACGGTAATATATCAATGACCGAGTAAAAAATATCTAttcaaaaataattgaattgttggagTATAACACACCCcttaataaaaatcttttagGACATATATTGTAGGTTACTTTCCACTATTatcttttaattgtttttaaaTTACTCTTTTAGAAAATGTGAACGGTGAAAGGTGTTGAATGATGGCCGACTTGTCTTTTCGATTGATTGGCTTACGGATGAAAGGTTCAGATAAGAATTCCTAGGCCGAGTGTTGGGCTTTCGGGATCAAAGAATCTTAAAAATTATCTCTCTTACTTTCATCTTTGGTTGATGAATTCAGACTGCTCCTCCATCTGACTAAAAGCCCTAGGGAATATAAAAACTATCCACTGCTTGAAAACAAGGCACACAGGCCCCTGAGCTGAGCTCCTTTTACTTCGACCTATGAATCTTTCTGTACTTAAGAACCTCATCAAatgaaatgataaaattaaaaaaaatatccgacatatctcataaaaaatcaaaaatttatttattttaaatattaaaaaataactctaacagtttatttaatttatttatttcaaaatggaTAGAGTGATATGCCATATGCAGGACAATTATGAAAGTCCATGTCCTCTTTCCTATCTAAGTTCAATGATTGCGACGACTCGCCAGATAAGCATTTCCCAAATTCTACACAAGTCCCACTAGCAGCTCATTCACTACTTCAATTATTTCCTACTGTTTTTTCTGAATAAAACTAATTAGGGAAGTGGACCCACCTAGTTTCTTTAATACGACTATTGATTCTTTAATCAGAAGGAGAGCTTAGAGTTATTGATAAATATGATCATACGGAAATTCAAGTTGAAGTAATCGGTAAAGCTATTGTCATGTAACTAAGAGTTCACAGGTTTAAACAGTGAAAACAGTCTCTGAAATGTAAAGTAAAGTTGTGTCAATTGACCTATGCAATTCGCCCCTTTTCGACGATCTCCGATAGAAATGCATGATAAGACAACTTATAATTGACATATCGTGGTCCAGCCCTTTTCCTGACCCCACACAAAGCGAAAGTTTAGTTCACCAATAGgcctttttttttgctttaataGGATTCAACTGCAAACCACCGGAAGCCCACTGCATGTGATTAATTACTCCACTTTCGTTACTAATATTTGTTCAATCTTTAAAAAGTCAAACTTTAAGAACATGGATGGATGACAAAGGTTAGCAATTAATAGGACCAATTAAATTTCCTTCCAATTATGCCACGTGTACATACAGTGGGAAGCGAAGAAATGTTATAGCCGAAAATATTCtaggaaaacttgaattatggGCAAAATGTTGGAACACTTGGTGTAGAACGTGAAGTTGGAACTCAaaattcgatttttttttttcttccaagGTTGATACTATCACATTTTCTACTGctatattatctattgtctagaTAAATTTCCTAACGGATTAATTGACATCACTTTTCTATCCAGAGCTGGATGCAGGATGCCTATCGAAATGCctatcgaaaacaatctctctataAGTTAGGATAAGATCGAACACCCACCCTCGCCAGATCCACAAAGGTACATCTAGACGGTTGAATAAGAAACTAAATTTTTCCTCGTTCGATTTCCTCATCGACAACGACTCAGCTACTAATTCTGGGGAGAACTAGAAACGTGCTACCTAAAGAATTGGCATTTCACTCACTCGATGATGATTTCATAACTACTACTAATATCTTTACATAATCTGAGTAATCAGATCTTTTAATAGAATATATTTCTGATTCTTTTCAATGAAATCACcaatcaatttgatgatttaaCAGTGACAGCCCATCCAATAACCTAATTTTTCAAGTACTGCTCTCAATAACTTACCGGTTGTTAAACTAGCTAGACATATATGTTGAATgaacaaatcaaaatttgaacTAAACCATCCTTCAGATCAACTCCTTGTAAATTTCTTAAATCTTATACTGCAAAGCTGTTGGAGCTGGACCTTTGTACCTGAGTTATAGATTATAATTAATCAGTTAAAAGTTATTTAGCTAAACCTACAAACACTCAACAAGTATAGAACTAAAAACACAAATCGGAATTACAGATTCTTTTCCCTAAAAATACTCTCCTCCTTTCAGTACATCAAAAGATGTTTGGCCCTTCACTGCAGCATAGCCAATAGAACCCTACATGACACAGTCCCAAGTTAGTTGGGATCGGCTATATGAATTTTCACTATCCATAAGCAATAGAAGGAAAAGTAATAAAAGCTAAACTAGGAATAAAACAGAAACTAAGGAAGCTGCAAGCcagatttcttgaagaagaaactaGGCAATTTGAGTACGGGTCTTGTCTGAGTTGGTACGCTCCATAAGACCGAAGATTATATAACCCAACTACCCCCACCCCACCGCCCCTTCCTCCTTTCCATTTGACGTGCAGAGCCTTTCACACTGCAACACCGGAAAATGGAATCTCGGGTACTACACAAGCAAGTTACTTTTTCGCATTTGAGAGATTTGACTCTGCTGTTGCAGGTGCTCAGACATCAAGCATTTAAATTTAATCTTTGCATCTTATGATTAGTGATGTAGTCAGCAGGTTATTAAAATAGGTCTTGAAGCTGAAAAAAGTGTACAacattatatataaatgataatatACCTTTTTCATTTTGAGAGGAACAACCCAATCTAAAAACATAAATTGTTCCTCCGCCAATACTTGATGTATGACCCTTCAATTTTGTTCCTGCAGCAACTGTCCAAGTAACTCTGCACCTCTTTTGTTAATATCACCACCTCTTAATAGTGTTGTCATGAATCTGGCAGGATGATAATCCAGGCTACCCGGCATATCCTATACACATTAAAATGAAGGTCAGCCTATGTTGTGCAAAGAGTAGAAGACTGCCGATCATAAGCGATAGAGCAAGAAGAGAACCAACTGAATGTGCTTACctacaacaacaaaatacaacACACCCAGGGTAATCCCACAAATGGAATCTGGAGACTCTGGGGTGTATGcagccttacccctacctttttgaaggtagagaggttgtttatgATACTCTCGGCTCATGTAACTACATTCATTTTTTGATGAAGTAATATCgttaaaagacataactaaggtTCCAAATAGTCAACAATCTGCTATCTAACATAACCTTCTTCTCCCATTACTTCTATCCTTACCATTTAGTTCTACAGACCTTTTTGCAGCAGATTACAACAGCTTCTGGTTTTGTTTAATCATTGTCCAGTGGATAGCTGTGCTCCCCACGCACCCACACAAAGATAGAAAAATCATGTCCATCCCAGACGACAGCAACAACATAACacaatcccacaaagtggggggTATTCGCGGACTTTACCCCTACTTCAGAGGTAGAAAGACTGTCTCCAAAACACCCTCGGCTCAAGGGAAAGATAGTCCAAAGAAGTCCAGAAAAAGAAGTACAAGAAATAGCAGATCTTCCCAGACGACAACATTAACATTCATTTGACATCATCATCCCATAAATGATAAACCTGAGCTGTATCTTCTAGCTCGTCAACATTTAGGTGCATCAATATATCATAACATCACAGATCATCATACATCATACAATATTAATAAGTGGGAAGCCCCAAAGTGAAAagttaaattacaaaattatccATTAAAATTTGAATGACCTTTGTATCCTTCAAGCAAGATTCTTTCTCAGAAAAACTCAGCATCTTCTACTATATATCCCAGCTCATACTTCTAATGTCACTATCTCTAAGCAAAATTAAGCATACAAGGCTTCTTAAATGAGTCTCGATTGAGCAACGTCGTAATACATACATGGCTAAAGATTGTTATGCATACAATAAGTAATTCTTTCTGGCTACTTTTCAACAAATCACTGTTATCACAAGAAAACTTTAGTTAATACAATATGCACCCCTTGATGTGAAATTCGGTCGTGGTGTTTTCATTAGTATGGTAATGAAGGTCATTGGAGCAATTGTTAATGGCCTCACTCCAGTTCGCTTTATTTAGATCACGTGTAAATTATATAGATCACCACGATACACTAAGGATGAGTTCTTGCACAGAAAAGAGACAgctactaatatattcaaattagGAATATTCTACCAAATACAATGCCACTGTAACCATTTTCAGGGACTAAATTCTCCATACCCAAGATTTTTGACACAAGAAAAATgataactcatatgataaaatctcttATGACAACGAATGGACAGTTCTAATTTTCATAGTGCCATTCCAAGGTTGTTAATAGACTTTTCATTATACCACCAAAGATTGTTAAAGTATAATAAATACTTGCAGGCATTGGGTGTTTATACTAAACCAAGCAATTTAACCTTAGTTGTTAAGATCAAAGTCTACGGACGGGCGCAGAAAACTGTGTTTAGAACAGTAATGCCTCTCTTGAGAACTTCATACGTATATCTCTAGCCACCTTTTTGGTCTCCATTTCATGGACTAGGCctaaagaagatgaatatataaacaaaacattatagcatgatgagatggtaaagATTGATTCGTCTAATAGAAGATTGTTTATAGTGAAGGGCTCATCCTGATGTAACAACAAATATATGGAAGAGGTAATTTAGAAAACTTAATTTTTAATTAGACAATCAAGATAAGTTATTGTTAATCTTTGAGTCTTATTATTGGATCTAGGAAAGAACAGTCATTGACGATGATTCAGAGGTATCTTGGTTTCACAGAAAAGAATGAATAGATACGTCTGGAAACATGAATGAATAGATACGTCTGGAAACATTGAATTTGGAGCTATGGTTTTGTTGCCGATCGAGAAAATATATGATCTTAGATAAATCGACCAATttactatttactttttttaatcgGTATACATTGATTTTACTCTAATTACATATGGTGTAGGTTATTTCTTCAATGGGGGTACCCTTTAAGGAAGTTTCTTAAACCAAAGGGCCAGATATATGGCATTATCTGTTCTAAGTATATTCTAAAACAAATTGCACAAATAGATAGTTAAGATGAGAACCTACAACAAAATAACAAGAGGAGATCACATAAAAGCCTGTtccttttgtttgttttatttttcttagttcTAGCAACAACACCCACACAAATCTATTTTTACGGTTAGAGAAGCTGCTCTTTGTTGGGCTAATTGCTACTcctccgtttcggaataagtgaattgttggggtatttattggtgtttcaaaataagtgaatcattgagtttttttccaaatttacccttatgatttgacaaccaattaacttttga encodes the following:
- the LOC107861732 gene encoding NDR1/HIN1-like protein 13; translated protein: MADRVYPAAKPATTNGTAAAPATTGGDGGANPAFPANKAQLYNAARPTYRPVPPPRRKHRRSCCCCCCLFITFLIVILILLAAIAGAIFWVLYRPQRPSFSVSTLQVSQFNLTSTKLASKFNLSIVARNPNKKISFLYDPINISFNSDDSEIGSGSLPAFTHDTKNTTTLKTVVSSSGTTLDDSVISTLRSKLNKKKNLPLEIKLDTKVKVKIGSLKTTKVGIRVNCDGIKITVPSGKTPTKATTSDVKCKVDLRIKIWKWTL